One window of Phoenix dactylifera cultivar Barhee BC4 chromosome 5, palm_55x_up_171113_PBpolish2nd_filt_p, whole genome shotgun sequence genomic DNA carries:
- the LOC120110891 gene encoding ankyrin repeat domain-containing protein, chloroplastic-like isoform X2: MPPPSSLLLSLKSPIQIPSLPASLSPFQAKRHPPPSPFPKPFFPSSFSPLAATPTSFPYSFSPNPFQNPNQDDREIPSLGGGDDDEDDEIVVGDCLVFEEGAFEDGDPFPTPETGREVERPRRRKPAAKKADSALEHENLVPEKWKEVVEEINLTKKEKRKISHQLKFGSRLERRKPPRLPDMEEYRAYREMKLSQLNPVVLDNPREFSPEKEAVVPPEPEGGRVVPRNPRLEMGGGTLEDITDFFNSGDYVPGAIDDDKMPQGRRKLFTKDEKVLLNKRIPNLAEATSSKWLPIHTLAASGEFYLLDALLKQNVDINAIDKDGLSAIHRAILCKKQAIFDYLLRNSANPFVRDRDGATLIHYAVQTAASQTIKILLLYNVDINFSDNDGWTPLHLAVQTRRTDIVRLLLIKGADKTLKNRVIHQLMTFLLYFL, from the exons ATGCCACCgccttcctccctcctcctctctctcaaaTCCCCTATCCAAATCCCCTCCCTTCCCGCGTCTCTCTCCCCTTTCCAGGCTAAACGccaccctcctccctctcccttccccaaacccttcttcccttcttccttctctcccctcgcCGCTACACCCACCTCCTTCCCCTACTCCTTCTCCCCCAACCCCTTCCAAAACCCTAACCAAGATGACCGAGAGATCCCATCCCTCGGAGGCGGAGATGATGACGAAGACGACGAGATCGTCGTCGGAGACTGCCTCGTCTTCGAAGAAGGAGCCTTCGAGGACGGTGACCCTTTTCCAACACCCGAAACCGGCCGTGAGGTGGAGAGGCCTCGGAGAAGGAAGCCGGCAGCCAAAAAGGCAGATTCAGCTTTGGAACATGAGAATTTAGTGCCAGAGAAGTGGAAGGAGGTCGTGGAGGAGATCAATTTGACCAAGAAGGAGAAGCGCAAGATTTCTCATCAACTGAAATTTGGGAGCAGGTTGGAGAGGAGGAAGCCGCCCCGCTTGCCGGACATGGAGGAGTACCGTGCGTACAGAGAGATGAAACTGTCCCAGCTGAACCCCGTGGTTCTTGATAACCCCCGTGAGTTCTCTCCAGAGAAGGAGGCGGTGGTGCCCCCAGAGCCGGAGGGAGGAAGAGTGGTTCCAAGGAACCCAAGATTGGAAATGGGTGGAGGGACTTTAGAGGACATCACTGATTTCTTTAACAGTGGAGATTATGTGCCTGGGGCGATAGATGATGACAAGATGCCGCAAG GTCGTCGTAAGCTGTTCACAAAGGATGAAAAAGTTCTCTTGAACAAACGCATACCTAATTTGGCAGAAGCTACTTCA AGCAAGTGGCTACCAATACATACTCTTGCTGCATCAGGAGAGTTTTATCTTTTGGATGCATTACTAAAACAAAATGTTGATATTAATGCCATCGATAAG GATGGTTTATCAGCAATTCATAGAGCAATTCTTTGTAAGAAGCAAGCAATTTTTGACTACCTCCTTAGAAATTCAGCAAATCCTTTTGTCCGCGATAGA GATGGAGCTACCTTGATCCATTACGCAGTCCAAACCGCAGCAAGTCAGACTATAAAGATTCTTTTGTTGTACAATGTTGACATAAACTTTTCTGATAAT GATGGATGGACTCCATTGCATCTTGCTGTCCAAACACGCAGAACAGATATCGTAAGGCTTTTGTTAATAAAAGGAGCTGACAAGACTCTAAAAAATCGAGTAATCCATCAACTAATGACTTTTTTGTTATATTTCCTCTAA
- the LOC120110891 gene encoding ankyrin repeat domain-containing protein, chloroplastic-like isoform X3 has protein sequence MPPPSSLLLSLKSPIQIPSLPASLSPFQAKRHPPPSPFPKPFFPSSFSPLAATPTSFPYSFSPNPFQNPNQDDREIPSLGGGDDDEDDEIVVGDCLVFEEGAFEDGDPFPTPETGREVERPRRRKPAAKKADSALEHENLVPEKWKEVVEEINLTKKEKRKISHQLKFGSRLERRKPPRLPDMEEYRAYREMKLSQLNPVVLDNPREFSPEKEAVVPPEPEGGRVVPRNPRLEMGGGTLEDITDFFNSGDYVPGAIDDDKMPQGRRKLFTKDEKVLLNKRIPNLAEATSSKWLPIHTLAASGEFYLLDALLKQNVDINAIDKDGATLIHYAVQTAASQTIKILLLYNVDINFSDNDGWTPLHLAVQTRRTDIVRLLLIKGADKTLKNRVIHQLMTFLLYFL, from the exons ATGCCACCgccttcctccctcctcctctctctcaaaTCCCCTATCCAAATCCCCTCCCTTCCCGCGTCTCTCTCCCCTTTCCAGGCTAAACGccaccctcctccctctcccttccccaaacccttcttcccttcttccttctctcccctcgcCGCTACACCCACCTCCTTCCCCTACTCCTTCTCCCCCAACCCCTTCCAAAACCCTAACCAAGATGACCGAGAGATCCCATCCCTCGGAGGCGGAGATGATGACGAAGACGACGAGATCGTCGTCGGAGACTGCCTCGTCTTCGAAGAAGGAGCCTTCGAGGACGGTGACCCTTTTCCAACACCCGAAACCGGCCGTGAGGTGGAGAGGCCTCGGAGAAGGAAGCCGGCAGCCAAAAAGGCAGATTCAGCTTTGGAACATGAGAATTTAGTGCCAGAGAAGTGGAAGGAGGTCGTGGAGGAGATCAATTTGACCAAGAAGGAGAAGCGCAAGATTTCTCATCAACTGAAATTTGGGAGCAGGTTGGAGAGGAGGAAGCCGCCCCGCTTGCCGGACATGGAGGAGTACCGTGCGTACAGAGAGATGAAACTGTCCCAGCTGAACCCCGTGGTTCTTGATAACCCCCGTGAGTTCTCTCCAGAGAAGGAGGCGGTGGTGCCCCCAGAGCCGGAGGGAGGAAGAGTGGTTCCAAGGAACCCAAGATTGGAAATGGGTGGAGGGACTTTAGAGGACATCACTGATTTCTTTAACAGTGGAGATTATGTGCCTGGGGCGATAGATGATGACAAGATGCCGCAAG GTCGTCGTAAGCTGTTCACAAAGGATGAAAAAGTTCTCTTGAACAAACGCATACCTAATTTGGCAGAAGCTACTTCA AGCAAGTGGCTACCAATACATACTCTTGCTGCATCAGGAGAGTTTTATCTTTTGGATGCATTACTAAAACAAAATGTTGATATTAATGCCATCGATAAG GATGGAGCTACCTTGATCCATTACGCAGTCCAAACCGCAGCAAGTCAGACTATAAAGATTCTTTTGTTGTACAATGTTGACATAAACTTTTCTGATAAT GATGGATGGACTCCATTGCATCTTGCTGTCCAAACACGCAGAACAGATATCGTAAGGCTTTTGTTAATAAAAGGAGCTGACAAGACTCTAAAAAATCGAGTAATCCATCAACTAATGACTTTTTTGTTATATTTCCTCTAA
- the LOC120110891 gene encoding uncharacterized protein LOC120110891 isoform X1: protein MPPPSSLLLSLKSPIQIPSLPASLSPFQAKRHPPPSPFPKPFFPSSFSPLAATPTSFPYSFSPNPFQNPNQDDREIPSLGGGDDDEDDEIVVGDCLVFEEGAFEDGDPFPTPETGREVERPRRRKPAAKKADSALEHENLVPEKWKEVVEEINLTKKEKRKISHQLKFGSRLERRKPPRLPDMEEYRAYREMKLSQLNPVVLDNPREFSPEKEAVVPPEPEGGRVVPRNPRLEMGGGTLEDITDFFNSGDYVPGAIDDDKMPQGRRKLFTKDEKVLLNKRIPNLAEATSSKWPIYGLTIMCDGWTGPTRRSINFLTYCDAKTFFHKSVDASAYVHNIAYMLKLMEDVIDLVGEENVVQVVTDDGPQYKAAGQVLMERRPHIFRTPCAAHCIDLMLMDIGKIRRVQQTVETAQYITRYIYNHNWVLSLMRKSAGGEILRPGVIRFATNFIALDSIPEKRGALCQIFASPEWYDSRYSYDGTEGR from the exons ATGCCACCgccttcctccctcctcctctctctcaaaTCCCCTATCCAAATCCCCTCCCTTCCCGCGTCTCTCTCCCCTTTCCAGGCTAAACGccaccctcctccctctcccttccccaaacccttcttcccttcttccttctctcccctcgcCGCTACACCCACCTCCTTCCCCTACTCCTTCTCCCCCAACCCCTTCCAAAACCCTAACCAAGATGACCGAGAGATCCCATCCCTCGGAGGCGGAGATGATGACGAAGACGACGAGATCGTCGTCGGAGACTGCCTCGTCTTCGAAGAAGGAGCCTTCGAGGACGGTGACCCTTTTCCAACACCCGAAACCGGCCGTGAGGTGGAGAGGCCTCGGAGAAGGAAGCCGGCAGCCAAAAAGGCAGATTCAGCTTTGGAACATGAGAATTTAGTGCCAGAGAAGTGGAAGGAGGTCGTGGAGGAGATCAATTTGACCAAGAAGGAGAAGCGCAAGATTTCTCATCAACTGAAATTTGGGAGCAGGTTGGAGAGGAGGAAGCCGCCCCGCTTGCCGGACATGGAGGAGTACCGTGCGTACAGAGAGATGAAACTGTCCCAGCTGAACCCCGTGGTTCTTGATAACCCCCGTGAGTTCTCTCCAGAGAAGGAGGCGGTGGTGCCCCCAGAGCCGGAGGGAGGAAGAGTGGTTCCAAGGAACCCAAGATTGGAAATGGGTGGAGGGACTTTAGAGGACATCACTGATTTCTTTAACAGTGGAGATTATGTGCCTGGGGCGATAGATGATGACAAGATGCCGCAAG GTCGTCGTAAGCTGTTCACAAAGGATGAAAAAGTTCTCTTGAACAAACGCATACCTAATTTGGCAGAAGCTACTTCA agcaagtggcccatatatggactaaccatcatgtgcgatggttggaccggtccgaccAGGCGGAGCATCAACTTCCTGACATACTGTGATGCTAAGACCTTCTTTCACAAGTCGGTTGATGCTTCGGCTTATGTGCACAACATcgcgtacatgctgaaacttatggaggatgtgattgatctggtaggagaggagaatgtcgtgcaggtcgtcactgatgatgggccgcaatataaggctgctgggcaggtcttgatggagcggcgaccCCATATTTTCCggaccccatgtgctgcacattgtatcgatctcatgttgatggacatcggaaagatccgtagggtgcaacaAACGGTGGAGACAGCCCAATACATTaccaggtatatttataaccataactGGGTCCTTTCACTGATGAGAAAGTCTGCAGGGGGAGAGATTTTGAGACCAGGAGTCATacggtttgctaccaacttCATCGCACTTGATAGCATACCCGAGAAGAGAGGAGCCCTATGTCAAATATTTGCCAGTCCCGAGTGGTATGATAGTAGATATTCTTATGACGGCACTGAAGGAAGATAG